From a region of the Armatimonas rosea genome:
- a CDS encoding glycoside hydrolase family 172 protein: MNNTLANLATLSTAKSKRLSSYDRTGGNSDRVGVEPGATHTLAAIEGAGQITHLWITIDCADPLYRRNLIFRCYWDGEENPSVESPIGDFFGNGWGMHYNFSTPPLACAPAGGKAHVCYFPMPFGRGARIEIENQSVEPIRSLYYYVDYEEWESCPDSLGRFHAWYNQELTAPESEQGNVENEWGLFGDAPKNASDANNYLFAEIEGTGHFVGVNYYVNCPSPMWYGEGDDMFLVDGEPWPGSAHGTGTEDYFNMAWCPREPFSHPSFGFGRVPGENGGDKLGWLGRTHCYRLHLTDPVRFTKSLRASIEHGHANVLTLELATVAYWYQSEPHKPFPALPSVEARKPRPEITAVDIHRWRDAWRKSVGGANPWGDERPSGV, translated from the coding sequence ATGAACAACACACTCGCAAACCTAGCCACGCTCTCGACCGCAAAGAGCAAGCGGCTCTCGTCGTATGATCGCACGGGCGGCAACTCGGACCGGGTGGGAGTCGAGCCGGGCGCGACCCACACGCTCGCCGCGATTGAGGGGGCGGGGCAGATCACGCACCTCTGGATCACGATCGACTGCGCCGATCCGCTCTACCGCCGGAACTTAATCTTCCGCTGCTACTGGGACGGGGAAGAGAATCCCTCGGTGGAGTCGCCGATTGGGGACTTCTTTGGCAATGGCTGGGGGATGCACTACAACTTCTCGACCCCGCCGCTGGCCTGTGCGCCCGCCGGGGGCAAGGCCCATGTCTGCTACTTCCCCATGCCCTTTGGTCGCGGTGCACGCATCGAGATCGAGAACCAGAGTGTCGAGCCGATTCGCTCGCTCTACTACTATGTGGACTATGAGGAGTGGGAGAGCTGCCCCGACTCACTGGGGCGCTTCCATGCCTGGTACAACCAGGAGCTCACGGCTCCCGAGAGCGAGCAGGGCAATGTCGAGAACGAGTGGGGGCTCTTTGGCGACGCCCCCAAGAACGCGTCGGATGCGAACAACTACCTCTTTGCGGAAATCGAAGGCACGGGCCACTTTGTCGGGGTGAACTACTATGTCAACTGCCCCAGCCCGATGTGGTACGGCGAGGGCGACGATATGTTTCTGGTCGATGGCGAGCCGTGGCCGGGGAGCGCACACGGCACGGGCACGGAGGACTACTTCAACATGGCCTGGTGCCCGCGCGAGCCCTTCTCCCACCCTAGCTTTGGCTTTGGACGCGTACCAGGAGAAAATGGCGGCGACAAGCTCGGCTGGCTGGGCCGGACGCACTGCTACCGTCTGCACCTCACCGACCCCGTTCGCTTCACCAAGTCGCTCCGAGCGAGTATTGAGCACGGCCACGCCAATGTCTTAACGCTGGAGCTAGCGACGGTCGCCTACTGGTACCAGAGCGAGCCGCACAAGCCGTTTCCCGCGCTCCCGAGTGTGGAGGCACGCAAGCCGCGCCCCGAGATCACCGCCGTGGACATCCACCGCTGGCGCGATGCCTGGCGCAAGTCGGTGGGGGGCGCGAATCCGTGGGGCGACGAGAGACCGAGTGGCGTGTAG
- a CDS encoding vWA domain-containing protein, with protein sequence MPYSAEISRAKPTAFCFLIDQSGSMDDPYGMDSGKRKCDAVADAVNRLIATLVLRCAKGEDVRDYFQLAVIGYGGAVRPGFGAALAGRQFVPISEVADNPLRVETRARKEDDGAGGLIERQVRFPVWFEPMANGNTPMVAAMEEAYQIVKAWTELYPLSYPPSIINISDGEPTDGSPRPAADKLKTLGTNDGKSLLFNIHISGAAKRPIEFPDTQLGLADEYAQMLFEISSVLPPKLRDEARREGFTTTENSRGFAFNADLRSLVQFLDIGTRTADLR encoded by the coding sequence ATGCCCTACTCAGCGGAGATCAGCCGTGCCAAGCCGACGGCGTTTTGTTTCCTTATTGATCAGTCTGGCTCGATGGACGACCCGTATGGGATGGACTCGGGGAAGCGCAAGTGCGATGCCGTGGCCGATGCGGTCAACCGCCTGATCGCCACGCTTGTCCTGCGTTGCGCCAAGGGAGAGGATGTCCGCGACTACTTCCAGCTCGCGGTGATCGGCTACGGTGGCGCGGTCCGGCCCGGCTTTGGGGCCGCCCTCGCAGGTCGCCAGTTTGTCCCGATCTCCGAGGTCGCCGATAACCCGCTGCGTGTGGAGACCCGGGCGCGAAAAGAAGACGATGGCGCGGGGGGGCTGATCGAGCGACAGGTGCGCTTCCCGGTCTGGTTCGAGCCCATGGCCAATGGCAACACCCCCATGGTGGCGGCGATGGAGGAGGCCTACCAGATTGTCAAGGCCTGGACCGAGCTCTACCCGCTCTCCTACCCGCCCAGCATCATCAATATCTCCGATGGCGAGCCCACCGACGGCTCCCCGCGGCCGGCCGCCGATAAGCTCAAGACCCTGGGCACCAACGACGGTAAATCCCTGCTCTTTAATATCCATATCTCGGGAGCCGCCAAGCGCCCCATCGAGTTCCCCGACACCCAGCTCGGGCTGGCCGATGAGTACGCGCAGATGCTCTTTGAGATCAGCAGTGTCCTGCCACCCAAGCTGCGCGACGAGGCCCGCCGCGAGGGCTTCACGACCACGGAGAACTCCCGTGGCTTCGCCTTCAACGCCGACCTGCGCTCGCTGGTGCAGTTCCTGGATATCGGTACCCGAACGGCGGACCTGCGCTGA
- a CDS encoding BlaI/MecI/CopY family transcriptional regulator, with product MGRRPGNGALGEQETELLRFVAEQDAALTVREAVASWGEPRSLARTTVLTMLERLREKGHLVRERSPEDSWAYRPARPRAEVLSGLVQSFVERTLGGSVSPFVSYLAEGGATLTADERAKLKALLETLE from the coding sequence ATGGGACGACGACCGGGAAATGGAGCGCTGGGGGAGCAGGAGACCGAGCTCTTGCGCTTCGTGGCGGAGCAAGACGCGGCGCTGACGGTGCGCGAGGCGGTGGCCTCGTGGGGCGAGCCGCGGAGCCTGGCCCGGACGACTGTCCTGACGATGCTGGAGCGTTTGCGGGAGAAGGGGCATCTCGTGCGCGAGCGCTCCCCCGAGGATAGCTGGGCGTACCGGCCCGCCCGACCCCGCGCTGAGGTGCTCAGCGGCCTGGTGCAGAGCTTTGTCGAGCGCACTCTGGGCGGCTCGGTCTCTCCGTTTGTCTCGTACTTGGCGGAGGGGGGCGCGACCCTCACCGCCGACGAGCGCGCTAAACTCAAGGCGCTGCTGGAGACCCTGGAGTAG
- a CDS encoding FAD-dependent oxidoreductase: MTVCIIGGGIIGLCSAWYAAEQGFDVTVLERGPESGDSCSLGNAGMIVPSHFVPLAAPGMMAYGLKQLTNPESPFWIRPKPTKELIDWGLKFMQSATQEHVERSAPLLRDLNNLSRAEYERLAEAFGNEFGLVKRGLLMLTKTQHALDEEIAMAAKARALGIPAEALTPEETAQLDPAITMDVAGSVYFPNDCHLAPGKLVAGLTKRLRERGVQIIYSAAVTGWVTTRGRVSAALTPAGQFEADQFVLAGGAWSPEAAQGLGLSLPMQAGKGYSLTLENPKQLPELCSIFVEARVAVTPMGGTLRVGGTMEIAGNDLSVNPRRVAGIVKSVPRYFPAFSEDDFAGLTPWSGLRPVSPDGLPYLGRPAKWSNVVVATGHAMMGLSLGPVSGKLVGELLADQSPSIALELLSPDRFSSASKG; the protein is encoded by the coding sequence GTGACGGTTTGTATTATTGGCGGGGGGATTATTGGCCTTTGCTCGGCGTGGTACGCGGCGGAGCAGGGCTTCGATGTGACGGTGCTGGAGCGGGGACCGGAGAGCGGCGATAGCTGCTCGCTGGGCAACGCGGGGATGATTGTCCCAAGCCACTTTGTGCCGCTGGCGGCACCGGGGATGATGGCCTACGGGCTCAAGCAGCTCACCAACCCGGAGAGCCCGTTCTGGATCCGGCCCAAGCCCACCAAAGAGCTGATCGACTGGGGGCTGAAGTTCATGCAGTCCGCCACGCAGGAGCATGTCGAGCGGAGCGCTCCCCTGCTGCGCGATCTCAACAACCTCAGCCGGGCGGAGTACGAGCGGCTCGCGGAAGCGTTTGGCAATGAGTTTGGGCTGGTCAAGCGCGGCCTGCTCATGCTCACCAAGACCCAGCACGCCCTCGACGAAGAGATAGCCATGGCGGCGAAGGCACGGGCACTGGGAATCCCCGCCGAGGCCCTGACTCCCGAGGAGACCGCCCAGCTCGACCCCGCGATCACGATGGATGTCGCAGGCTCGGTCTACTTCCCCAACGACTGCCACCTCGCGCCGGGCAAGCTGGTCGCGGGGCTGACGAAGCGCCTGCGGGAGCGCGGGGTGCAGATCATCTACAGCGCCGCCGTCACCGGCTGGGTGACCACCAGAGGCCGCGTGAGCGCCGCGCTGACCCCCGCCGGGCAGTTTGAGGCCGACCAGTTTGTCTTGGCGGGCGGTGCCTGGAGCCCGGAGGCGGCGCAGGGGCTGGGGCTCTCGCTGCCGATGCAGGCGGGCAAGGGCTACTCGCTCACCCTGGAAAACCCCAAGCAGCTCCCGGAGCTCTGCTCGATCTTTGTGGAGGCGCGGGTCGCGGTGACCCCGATGGGCGGGACGCTCCGTGTTGGGGGAACCATGGAGATCGCGGGCAACGACCTCTCGGTGAACCCGCGCCGGGTGGCGGGGATTGTCAAGTCCGTGCCGCGCTACTTCCCGGCGTTCTCGGAAGACGACTTCGCGGGGCTTACTCCCTGGAGCGGCCTGCGCCCGGTCAGCCCCGACGGCCTGCCGTATTTGGGGCGCCCCGCAAAGTGGAGCAATGTGGTGGTCGCGACCGGCCACGCGATGATGGGGCTCTCGCTCGGGCCAGTCTCGGGCAAGCTCGTGGGCGAGCTTCTGGCCGACCAGTCCCCAAGTATCGCGCTGGAGCTGCTCTCCCCCGACCGTTTTTCTTCGGCAAGCAAGGGCTAG
- a CDS encoding DUF4272 domain-containing protein, which translates to MSEERDASEGLARKARSEARLGETSVLLNEALPWIGRNGIRSPEEIAVRASALILVAVRAEICLSGQHQDTLAQDVLTKRNLWDSVTPRERAFLEKDEPTEHEALQFVWRYEGVLVLLWALGLAEELPYPTDICNVPWLAAFFRDHTVEMILAEARPRSEDELLDACDYIFRLHWAVRNAQFGGTAHPEGVDGGVVYERHYALNWLTRFFDAEWDDTDTPT; encoded by the coding sequence GTGAGCGAGGAGCGCGACGCCAGCGAGGGGCTCGCACGAAAAGCCCGCTCCGAGGCGCGCCTGGGAGAGACCAGCGTGCTTCTCAACGAGGCACTTCCCTGGATCGGGCGCAACGGGATACGCTCCCCTGAGGAGATCGCCGTCCGTGCCAGTGCGCTGATCCTGGTTGCGGTTCGGGCGGAGATCTGTCTCAGTGGACAGCACCAGGACACTCTTGCCCAGGATGTTCTCACGAAACGTAATCTCTGGGACTCGGTGACGCCACGCGAGCGAGCCTTTCTCGAAAAAGATGAGCCCACGGAGCATGAGGCGCTGCAGTTTGTCTGGCGCTATGAGGGGGTCTTGGTTCTGCTCTGGGCGCTGGGGCTGGCCGAGGAGCTGCCCTATCCCACGGATATCTGCAATGTCCCCTGGCTCGCCGCCTTCTTTCGTGACCATACGGTCGAGATGATTCTTGCTGAGGCGAGGCCGCGCTCCGAGGACGAGCTTCTCGATGCCTGTGACTATATCTTCCGCCTACACTGGGCGGTGCGCAATGCTCAGTTCGGTGGCACGGCGCATCCCGAGGGAGTGGACGGTGGCGTGGTCTACGAGCGCCACTACGCGCTCAACTGGCTCACCCGATTTTTCGATGCGGAGTGGGACGACACAGACACCCCGACCTAG
- a CDS encoding aldo/keto reductase: protein MQLDHYRLLGRSGLRVSPIALGTMTFGPDWGWGADASESRKQLDLYAERGGNFIDTANFYTEGTSEKFLGEFLQGQRDRFVVATKYTLNLRDGDPNGGGNHRKSLVQNVNASLQRLQTDYIDLLWVHMDDGITPLEETMRALDDVVRQGKVLYVGISDMPAWRVARANTLAEWRGWSPFIGLQVEYSLAERTVERELIPMARELGLGVTPWSPLAQGVLSGRYTQADLASSAPTSGGTSEGRHERNKTNGRLNARTLAIANEAKAIAEELGATTVQVALRWLLEQPGVTSPIIGARTAAQLEDSLGCFGVNLAPEHYARLNAVSAIELGFPQSFLSQDYVKKFMSGGTTILP, encoded by the coding sequence CTTCTGGGCCGTAGCGGCCTGCGTGTCTCGCCGATCGCGCTGGGGACGATGACCTTTGGGCCGGACTGGGGCTGGGGCGCGGATGCGTCCGAGAGCCGCAAGCAGCTCGATCTCTATGCCGAGCGCGGTGGAAACTTTATCGACACGGCCAACTTCTACACCGAGGGCACGAGCGAGAAGTTCCTCGGGGAGTTTCTGCAGGGGCAGCGCGACCGGTTCGTGGTGGCGACCAAGTACACGCTGAACCTGCGCGATGGCGATCCCAACGGCGGCGGCAACCACCGCAAGAGCCTGGTGCAGAATGTCAACGCCAGCCTCCAGCGCCTCCAGACCGACTATATCGACCTGCTCTGGGTGCACATGGACGATGGCATCACGCCGCTGGAGGAGACGATGCGTGCCCTCGACGATGTGGTGCGGCAGGGAAAAGTGCTCTACGTCGGCATCTCGGACATGCCGGCGTGGCGGGTGGCGCGGGCCAACACGCTGGCGGAGTGGCGGGGCTGGTCGCCCTTTATCGGCCTGCAGGTCGAGTACAGCCTCGCTGAGCGCACGGTGGAGCGCGAGCTGATCCCGATGGCACGCGAGCTCGGGCTGGGTGTCACCCCCTGGTCCCCGCTGGCACAAGGCGTGCTCAGCGGCCGCTATACCCAAGCCGATTTGGCCTCCTCCGCCCCCACAAGTGGGGGAACTTCTGAAGGTAGGCACGAGCGAAATAAGACCAATGGGCGGCTCAATGCGCGCACTCTGGCAATCGCCAATGAGGCCAAGGCGATCGCGGAGGAGCTGGGCGCGACCACGGTGCAAGTGGCGCTGCGCTGGCTCTTGGAGCAGCCGGGTGTTACCAGCCCAATTATCGGAGCGCGCACAGCGGCGCAGCTAGAGGACTCGCTGGGGTGCTTTGGAGTCAACCTCGCGCCCGAGCACTATGCGCGCCTAAATGCCGTGAGTGCCATCGAGCTAGGCTTTCCCCAGAGCTTTCTCAGCCAGGACTATGTCAAGAAGTTCATGAGCGGCGGTACGACTATCTTGCCCTAG
- a CDS encoding M56 family metallopeptidase, whose translation MFLERLAWASLGGTALALGVWLLCRLFPKTPAAVRFWLWWAVPAKLLLGLVPALSLAVLPASPVAPMQRASVAVHSLAVAARPRTAPKRVPAAPERFATAPRELTGAPARAVAVPVSLPDSLLFLWLAGGLVALARSLAKIPSAGALAGGRVGEGYLEVPGLGPLVRGLVRPVIVLPTGLTEGERQLALAHERAHIQRGDPWLALVPLAARVVFWFLPTVSLAERALATAREEDCDFRARRATGASAREYGALLLKLTHTPAGTGSLAMASPAFSQLQSRLKTLAVPQKRVPLWPLLLPGTLVLPGWRLSERGQLVQSPSPLPVRYRRENLATLGGRYSDAFAITDSGQVLGAANGTDGKGRATRWQDGTITPLSDQRSIAFAASALGEVAVTALKSGGHRRALWQSTHGVQELSGLPGFPETVAVGVTAQGSVVGSVLRSQGAGSRAVVWEAGVVRELGTLGGPSSQASAANANGWVVGKADLSATQTHAFLYDGTRLRDLGTLGGRNSRATAINARGQVVGVSETAHGERVAFLWSEATGMRALPGSNGIALAVNDEGQVVGQADSHAALWSPDGTPVPLEPSLVVARGINQRGELVGQGWVGEDLRAFRLTPIVAP comes from the coding sequence ATGTTTTTAGAGCGGCTTGCCTGGGCATCGCTTGGGGGAACCGCGCTCGCGCTCGGGGTTTGGCTACTCTGTCGGCTCTTTCCCAAGACTCCCGCCGCCGTGCGTTTCTGGCTCTGGTGGGCGGTGCCTGCCAAGCTCCTCCTCGGGCTGGTTCCCGCGCTCTCCCTCGCGGTCCTGCCCGCCTCCCCGGTTGCTCCCATGCAGCGTGCCTCTGTCGCGGTGCACTCCTTGGCCGTTGCGGCGCGCCCTCGCACCGCCCCCAAGCGTGTCCCCGCTGCTCCCGAGCGCTTCGCCACGGCTCCTAGGGAGCTCACAGGTGCTCCCGCACGTGCCGTCGCGGTTCCTGTGTCTCTCCCGGACTCTCTGCTGTTCCTTTGGCTTGCCGGAGGGCTCGTTGCGCTGGCTCGCTCTCTGGCAAAGATTCCGTCGGCAGGCGCTTTGGCCGGAGGGCGCGTGGGGGAGGGCTACCTTGAGGTGCCTGGGTTGGGCCCCTTGGTACGCGGGCTCGTGCGCCCCGTGATTGTCCTGCCTACCGGCCTCACGGAGGGGGAGAGACAGCTCGCATTGGCCCATGAGCGTGCCCATATCCAGCGCGGCGACCCGTGGCTGGCGCTGGTGCCGCTGGCGGCGCGTGTGGTCTTCTGGTTCTTGCCGACGGTCTCGCTTGCCGAGCGGGCACTCGCCACGGCACGTGAGGAGGACTGTGATTTCCGGGCGCGGCGTGCGACCGGAGCGAGCGCGCGGGAGTACGGTGCGCTCTTGCTCAAGCTGACGCACACCCCTGCCGGCACGGGGAGCTTGGCGATGGCCTCACCCGCCTTCTCCCAGCTCCAGAGCCGCCTCAAGACCCTCGCCGTTCCTCAGAAGAGAGTCCCGCTCTGGCCGCTACTTCTCCCCGGAACCCTGGTGCTCCCCGGCTGGCGCCTCTCCGAGCGGGGGCAGCTCGTGCAGAGCCCATCACCGCTGCCCGTGCGCTACCGCCGCGAGAACCTCGCGACACTGGGCGGGCGCTACAGCGATGCCTTCGCCATCACGGACTCGGGGCAGGTGCTCGGGGCCGCCAATGGGACCGACGGCAAGGGGCGCGCGACACGCTGGCAGGACGGTACCATCACCCCGCTCTCCGACCAGCGCAGTATCGCCTTCGCCGCCAGTGCGCTTGGGGAGGTTGCGGTGACGGCGCTTAAATCCGGGGGGCACCGGCGCGCTCTCTGGCAGAGTACCCATGGTGTCCAGGAGCTCTCCGGGCTCCCTGGCTTTCCCGAGACCGTCGCCGTGGGCGTGACGGCACAGGGGAGCGTGGTGGGAAGTGTGCTACGGTCTCAGGGAGCGGGCTCCCGCGCCGTGGTCTGGGAGGCGGGTGTGGTGCGCGAGCTCGGGACCCTCGGGGGACCATCGAGCCAGGCAAGCGCGGCCAATGCAAACGGCTGGGTTGTCGGAAAGGCCGACCTGAGCGCGACCCAGACCCACGCCTTCCTCTACGACGGTACCCGCCTGCGCGACTTAGGAACCCTGGGTGGGCGCAATAGCCGCGCCACGGCGATCAATGCCCGTGGGCAGGTTGTGGGGGTGAGCGAGACGGCCCACGGCGAGCGCGTCGCCTTTCTCTGGAGCGAGGCGACCGGGATGCGCGCCCTGCCGGGGAGCAATGGGATCGCCCTTGCTGTCAATGATGAGGGGCAGGTGGTGGGGCAGGCCGACAGCCACGCGGCGCTCTGGTCCCCCGACGGCACCCCAGTTCCCTTAGAGCCCTCGCTGGTGGTCGCTCGTGGGATCAACCAGCGGGGCGAGCTCGTGGGGCAGGGCTGGGTCGGGGAGGACCTGCGTGCCTTCCGCCTCACCCCGATTGTCGCTCCCTAG
- a CDS encoding proline racemase family protein, whose translation MQRISVIDSHTGGEPTRLIVSGGPDLGDGPLSERLARFERDFDHYRRATVNEPRGSDVLVGGLIVEPHAPGCVCGILFFNNVGYLGMCGHGTIGLVATLAYQGKLGPGTHQIDTPVGVVSATLHPDGRVSIENVVSYRTEKAVALTLPSGKTVTGDLAWGGNWFFLCADHGEEVHVGNVERLTALAWEIRREANKTWPELDHIELFAPPGDPANHSRSFVLCPGGAYDRSPCGTGTSAKLACLAADGKLAAGELWRQESVIGSVFEGSVEFASPRRLDGDPGTLWVRLREEGEYEGVIPTITGRAWISAEATLLLDDTDPFCWGI comes from the coding sequence ATGCAGCGAATCTCTGTTATCGACTCCCATACCGGCGGCGAGCCCACCCGCCTGATTGTCTCTGGCGGCCCGGACCTGGGCGACGGCCCCCTCTCCGAGCGGCTTGCGCGCTTTGAGCGGGACTTCGACCACTACCGCCGCGCCACGGTCAACGAGCCGCGCGGCTCCGATGTGCTGGTCGGGGGGCTGATTGTCGAGCCGCACGCGCCGGGCTGTGTCTGCGGGATTCTCTTCTTCAACAATGTCGGCTACCTAGGGATGTGCGGCCACGGGACCATTGGCCTGGTGGCGACCCTTGCCTACCAGGGAAAGCTGGGCCCTGGGACGCACCAGATCGACACGCCGGTCGGGGTGGTGAGCGCGACCCTGCACCCCGATGGCCGCGTGAGTATCGAGAATGTGGTCAGCTACCGCACCGAGAAGGCTGTGGCACTGACTCTTCCCAGCGGCAAGACTGTCACGGGTGATCTCGCCTGGGGCGGGAACTGGTTCTTTCTCTGCGCGGACCACGGCGAGGAGGTCCATGTCGGCAATGTCGAGCGGCTGACCGCCCTTGCCTGGGAGATCCGGCGCGAGGCCAACAAGACCTGGCCGGAGCTGGACCATATCGAGCTCTTCGCCCCACCCGGCGACCCTGCCAACCACTCCCGCAGCTTCGTCCTCTGCCCCGGCGGCGCCTACGATAGATCGCCGTGTGGCACCGGCACCAGCGCCAAGCTCGCCTGCCTCGCCGCCGATGGCAAGCTCGCGGCGGGGGAGCTCTGGCGGCAAGAGAGCGTCATTGGGAGCGTGTTTGAGGGCAGCGTCGAGTTTGCCTCTCCCCGCCGCTTAGACGGCGACCCGGGTACCCTCTGGGTGCGGCTTCGCGAAGAGGGTGAGTATGAGGGGGTTATTCCGACCATCACCGGGCGGGCGTGGATCAGCGCGGAGGCGACCCTGCTCCTCGATGACACCGACCCGTTTTGCTGGGGAATCTAG
- a CDS encoding lactate/malate family dehydrogenase, whose amino-acid sequence MDVAVLGASGDCGREIAAQLVAARLLAPTECLQLVGRQEGPSARLLHGFTCDLVDAHAEYVPELAVALRPEDVVADVWIVAAGGTMPTQGGPVTDRATLARSNAQVFQTYASALARYGNGTELVVVVSNPVELGVAIFAEAIGRERVIGIGAYQDTLRFRREIAADLGVRRQRVGGFMLGEHGAAQVPVWSSVTLHGLTAGEVSQTITTLRHGTEQDDFDSLCQAARAHMETLLALGQVAEAFAWLDQLPPDARVVLKPLLTHFSGAKTVRATANVTVDLVATLLDGREMLIAGQVEVHSGEFYELTGPLGVPVIVGPEGIRRIVEIPLTEQEHLRMTKIATEVNTKVGVWRAREKE is encoded by the coding sequence ATGGATGTTGCGGTTCTAGGAGCCTCAGGGGACTGTGGGCGCGAGATCGCGGCCCAGCTGGTCGCGGCGCGCCTGCTTGCCCCCACGGAGTGCTTGCAGCTGGTGGGGCGTCAGGAGGGACCCTCCGCGCGTCTCCTGCATGGGTTTACCTGCGATCTTGTGGATGCCCACGCCGAGTATGTTCCCGAGCTGGCGGTCGCGCTTCGCCCCGAGGATGTTGTCGCCGATGTCTGGATTGTGGCGGCTGGGGGGACGATGCCCACGCAGGGCGGCCCGGTCACCGATCGGGCGACCCTCGCGCGGAGCAATGCCCAGGTTTTTCAGACCTACGCGAGCGCACTGGCACGCTATGGCAATGGCACCGAGCTCGTGGTGGTGGTCTCGAATCCTGTGGAGCTGGGAGTGGCAATCTTCGCCGAGGCGATTGGCCGCGAGCGGGTGATTGGGATCGGGGCCTACCAGGACACGCTCCGTTTTCGCCGCGAGATCGCCGCGGACCTGGGGGTGCGCCGCCAGCGTGTCGGGGGCTTCATGCTGGGGGAGCACGGCGCCGCGCAGGTGCCGGTCTGGTCGAGTGTCACCCTCCATGGCCTCACCGCGGGCGAGGTCTCGCAGACCATCACGACCCTGCGGCATGGCACGGAGCAAGACGACTTCGATAGCCTCTGTCAGGCGGCGCGTGCCCACATGGAGACTCTCTTGGCGCTGGGACAGGTTGCGGAGGCCTTTGCCTGGCTCGATCAGCTCCCCCCCGATGCGCGTGTGGTGCTCAAGCCCCTCCTGACCCACTTCTCGGGTGCCAAGACCGTCCGCGCCACCGCCAATGTCACGGTCGATCTGGTGGCGACCCTGCTGGATGGGCGGGAGATGCTGATCGCTGGTCAGGTCGAGGTCCACTCGGGCGAGTTTTATGAGCTCACGGGGCCTCTGGGAGTTCCTGTGATCGTGGGGCCGGAGGGTATTCGGCGCATTGTTGAGATTCCTCTGACCGAGCAGGAACACCTGCGGATGACCAAGATCGCCACCGAGGTCAATACCAAAGTCGGGGTGTGGCGGGCGAGAGAGAAAGAGTGA
- a CDS encoding AAA family ATPase → MSNEPIPQSEAQTPPAAYFLSLSIANFRCFKEEQTLDLSDGNGKPAMWTILLGENGVGKTTLLQCLPTLCVESKMDWVRFNDELTAFINANIDHKNQKVQKKIFKSGLRVEYKCKLSAKFSVGGKEQEYTHIYKDGGINFFYNEDIDVERDIDRSIILNFCNWYGYSASRRVSDVPVRNINNSFLQSSPLYNEKMDLLNGEYWLYQADYSSRISESSKAETRKIQIQEILKKILPDVQDFRFVLLDEVALSPSIEVKTHYGWVSMANLSLGYRTAIAWVVDFASRMLDHYPDSPNPLTEPAVCLVDEIDLHMHPKWQRELIKTLSETFPKTQFIVTAHSPLIVQAAPNANVALLRREGDHVVIENGWEKARNWRVDQIFASDLFDAGALSDEVRDALRRRRELAQKAGRTEADEAELASLNAKLDAMPSEAGAEAATVDEILRYAEVLLQKP, encoded by the coding sequence ATGTCCAACGAACCCATTCCCCAATCCGAAGCTCAAACCCCACCAGCGGCCTACTTTCTCTCCCTCAGCATTGCTAACTTCCGCTGCTTCAAAGAAGAACAAACCCTTGACCTCTCCGACGGTAACGGCAAGCCCGCAATGTGGACAATTCTGCTAGGAGAGAATGGAGTTGGCAAAACAACACTTTTACAATGTTTACCGACATTATGTGTTGAATCTAAAATGGATTGGGTTAGGTTTAATGATGAATTGACTGCATTTATTAATGCAAATATCGATCATAAAAATCAAAAAGTCCAAAAAAAGATTTTTAAATCAGGTTTGAGAGTAGAATATAAATGTAAGCTCTCCGCTAAATTTAGCGTAGGGGGTAAAGAGCAGGAATACACCCATATTTATAAAGATGGGGGTATTAATTTTTTTTATAATGAAGATATAGATGTTGAAAGAGATATTGACAGGTCTATTATTTTGAATTTTTGCAACTGGTATGGATATTCTGCATCTCGAAGAGTTTCTGATGTCCCGGTAAGGAATATCAATAATTCCTTTTTGCAGTCCAGTCCTCTTTATAACGAAAAAATGGATTTATTGAATGGTGAATATTGGTTATATCAGGCAGATTACTCTTCTCGAATATCAGAAAGCAGTAAGGCAGAGACCCGGAAAATTCAAATACAAGAAATTTTGAAAAAAATTCTTCCAGACGTTCAAGATTTCAGATTTGTGTTACTAGATGAAGTTGCCTTGTCGCCTTCTATTGAAGTGAAAACGCATTACGGCTGGGTTAGTATGGCGAACCTTTCTTTGGGATATAGAACCGCTATAGCATGGGTTGTGGATTTTGCATCGCGTATGTTGGATCATTATCCTGATTCCCCTAATCCGCTCACCGAACCCGCGGTTTGTCTTGTCGATGAGATTGATCTTCATATGCACCCCAAGTGGCAAAGAGAACTGATCAAGACACTCTCGGAGACGTTTCCGAAGACGCAGTTTATTGTGACGGCCCACAGCCCTCTCATTGTGCAAGCCGCGCCGAATGCAAATGTGGCGCTTCTGCGACGTGAAGGCGACCATGTGGTGATTGAGAACGGTTGGGAGAAGGCGCGTAACTGGCGCGTGGACCAGATTTTTGCCAGCGATCTCTTCGATGCAGGAGCCCTCTCCGACGAGGTACGCGATGCCCTGCGGCGGCGGCGAGAGCTGGCGCAGAAAGCGGGACGCACGGAGGCGGATGAGGCGGAGCTGGCGTCGCTCAATGCAAAGCTCGATGCGATGCCCAGTGAAGCAGGCGCAGAAGCGGCGACTGTCGATGAGATCCTACGCTATGCCGAGGTCTTGCTACAGAAGCCATGA